The sequence TACATTCTAATGCCCTAATAGTTTAGTAATGGTAGAAGAATACGGTGATGTGGCTGAATATGAACCACTGGAACAAGCCACATAGCTCTTGAATCAGCAGATAAAGCGGGGTGGCCGACAAGTCGACAATCCAATTTATGTGGACATCAACTCTTCCCGTTCTCAACCCTCCCGCGTGTGTTCTTATCCTTATCAAACGCCAAGATCATTCCCAATACGAAAAAAATCTTGGCCCACTAGTATTAGTGTAGATTTGTTATGCAACCAACCAAAAAACACCTTATATCTATTTTGTACCAGTTAACATGTTATAATTATAGCTAGATTTGGTTAAGTAGTGAGTTTGACTGTTAgtacaaaaaactaaaaattcacACGGTAAAGACTGAAAAACAGTTGTTTAGACAAATGACATTGGGGGTGCTAAAAGATTTATATACATACATAGGCTGTAAGTTGTAACGGACCATTTTGGAATGAAATAATTAATGTTAGACGCTAGTATAAGTTATATGTTATTCTTCTTGTATAAGCAACGAATTTTAACCTTTTTACAGATGGTCTCCATTTAACTCACAATACAAAAGTCTCTGAAAACAATGCAAAGCTATTCATCATAAGCTATACCGTGACTTCAAATTCCAAAAGAAGCTTCTCGTGATGTTATATTTCGAGTGTGATTGATAAAAGTAGGGCAACTAAGAAGAATAAAAATGGAGAAAATGAGCTAAAACAAATAAGAGAAGAAGTAAATTTCAGAGTAAACTTTTAAGGGCCTGACTGAATATATTTTGTCAATCAAGTGAAAGTAACTTTTATCTCTTTAAAAGCCAGTTACTGTTTTATTAAAGGTATACAGTTCACTTTATTCTTTCACTGCCTTTGAAGTGAGAAATAAATtatgttagatttttatttatttttattactctACATTTTTCCTTCTATTTACTCTAATCGAGTTAGTTTCAGTTATTCTAAAATTCACCAGTCATACTCTTAATCTAGAAAAAAGTTTACTCTATAAATATAAGAAGACAAAAACATTTACTCTAAATCAgagtaactattttttttaagtggGCTAATTTTAGCGTAACTCGTTGAAAACTACTTTTTACTctaccaaaaatattttaaaagtgacTTTCAGTTAGAGCTTGAGTTCTATACgcaaaataaatttcatatgTAATGATCTAATTCCAAGTTTAAACCTCACGTGGGATTGTGTATCCACATAAGAAATGATAATAGCATGAGTGCGATCTATCATCTATGGCTTCGAATGGTGATTATCGTCCCGTCCCGTCCCGTCCCGCCCcacagttaacagtaacaaaaatttttacatatattatatatctatatatttttataactgttaaaactgcaccgcagttaaaccgtttgtcccgcaccgctcaaaccgcagtCATCAATCATTCGGAGCCTATATATATCGTACGTGGACTATGTCTCAGACGCACTATAGATTAAATTAATTTGTGTCACCAGTCAACCTATTGCATTTCATATTCACCTACTAACCTATTATAAGAGATCACTTatcgatttaaaaataaagagaaacatTGCACCTGAGATTACACATTAATtagtactccctctgtttcttaaagttacatattctagattttttcacatattttaagaaaacacattaaatttatattttttgtgtttattttttcttcataattttaagccaataaaaatttcaactaatgcaattaagttttttgaagtttacaattagttaataaaatatacattaaaaatgtaaaaaaagaaTCTTTCGAAACAAATTTTTTCTGTATAATATGTAACTTTAAAGAACGAAATgagtatataattaaaattttactgtTTTGCACTGTTTCTGAAGATTTCAAGAAAGATAATTGATCCTTTATTTATAATCGTTTGCTTCAATACAGTACTATCTCATTACGTTCGTTGTAAGGTATTAACCTCTCACAGGTCATATCTTCtccataacaaaaaaaaaagatctagtAACAATGTAGTTGCTACTAGGGAAAGGATCCCGTCTAAGGTTGAGAATAACATTTGTTTTCTAAAGACAAATTGATTAGTGGAATGTGCCGGAATTAAAAGGTAAACGAAACTAGAAATGTAAAAGAATTATTTaggaaattttatttaaatcaaatttttatcGGTTCTGAATTCCTGAGTTTCAGGTtgaataaatatataagtattaaaaaaatcaatgtaGTTTGTTAttcagagcatctccaaaaaaaaaactctattttgaagttttcaagactctatatttgaagtttaaagatattcttctccaaaagcaaaatttcaaactcaacttcaaaactatttgtacTTTATAATATGGcttttatatttgtcataactaatttgaattcataaaaaaattataaataactagcacatatataaacatatcacaaaaatattaattaatgaaatattatattaaaatataaaattttaaataaaaataacttaattaatattaaaattcaaacaaaataccatattattccataaacgATTTTTGTAATGTatatatgatctattagtgcatttcgaagtaaaaatgactatcttcatttttactttgttgaaatcaggtgatattgatacttgtaaataTATCAGATcagaacaaaaaagtaaaagagaaacataagatattgctaaaagactaatttattttcgatgatattaatactcatgagtatattcgatatgaacaagaaagaattgtacgaaaaagacatcaaaaacaacaacaacaaccaccatcttcagttacacaaaaaaaatttggacaatatttgaaaattttgaagattttgGATCAAACTTACCTAACTTCtagtgttgttataatatttaaatttttgtaatagttatgtattcatgtaatttttaaaaataatttttgttaagtatcttttgtatattattgtttcctagttaaaatattttaaatcttattttaaagttttatttaattttatgtgtaaaatttaaattttgttaacaaaatttaaaatatttatgagatataatttttttaaggattaaaacaataaacaagaaaacatTTATGGAACATAAAAGTGATGTGTGAttgtaaggaccaaaatgcaaataaaaatatgaaactttaaatttgaagttttgaaattctTTTTTGAAGAGCAAAAAATTTTATACTTGAAGTTATAAAGTGTCTTTTGAAAATGCTCTCATAGTTCTCAAACAGAAAAACAATGTAGTTTGTATCATACGAAAGCGTAGTAAACTATTCAACTTACAATATGTCGTAGTTGGAAAATTAATTTGTACAACTGAACAtttcaagaaaatatatatatatatcccaaaACCGCATAAATATTATGTTGAAAATTTGAGATTTGATGTGAATATAGGCTTCGAATGGTGACCATTGTCCCGTCCCGTCctgcagttaacagtaacaaaaatctctacatatattatatatctatacatttttataactgttaaaaccgtACAGCAGTtgaaccgcttgtcccgcaccgctcaaaccgcagtCACCATCTAGAGCCATAATAGATATACAAGCACTAATTTATCAATCATTGGACCTTGATGCGACTCTTATgaacaaacaagaaaacaaaaccgAAATATATCAGTCCAAgagattaataatataaatgttattttatggGGCCAATTTTTTGGACTCAAAACTAACTTATGAATACAGTCATGAAGagtttgtaaaatacaaaatatcagAGGGGTAAAATAGAAATTTGAACAGAAACTGGCTGTTCAGACATATGAAAGATATGGTGTGTCAGAGTTTCAGAAGCCTTTCCCATGCTTACTTCCTCTCTATATCTCTccttaaacaagaaaataagtAAAAGAAATAAACCGactatagaaatttttttatcctCTCACTTGAAAATGCAAGATATTCATGATTACTCTATGACcggaggcggaggaggaggaagcacAGAGAGATTTTACGGTGGGGGAGGAGGTGGCGATCGGAGGATGAGAGCTCATCAGAACAATATTCTTAACCATCATCTCAAGTGTCCTCGTTGTAATTCTCTTAACACAAAGTTTTGTTACTACAACAACTACAATCTCTCTCAGCCTCGACACTTTTGCAAGAACTGCCGTCGTTACTGGACCAAAGGCGGCGTCCTCCGTAACGTCCCCGTCGGAGGCGGTTGCCGGAAAGCCAAACGTTCCAAGCCTAAGCAGGATCAGCCTCCGTCCTCCGCCGACAAACCAACGACTCAAGACGTTGAGGAGAAATCAAGTAGCAGCGAGAGCTCTTCTCTTACCGCCTCTAACTCCACTACCACAGCGGCCGCCGTGAAGGTTGCTTCCTCGGGGTTTATGGGCACGGATATGCCTAATAGTATCAAACAGTACGGAAACGGTGTCGTATGGTCGACGTTTTTCGGACAGGGCTCATCGGACGGTGGAGTTTTCTCCGAGACCAACGGTTTTGCCGCGGCGGCAACGATTGAAACGACTCCGTTTGAATACGGGGGTAGTTCCGTAAATCAACAGTGTATAGGTGATCATCTAAAGTTTGCAGGTAATACTGTACAGCAGCAGTTTGGGGATCGAACGGCTCAGGTAGATCCTAATATGGGATTTGAACCGTTGGATTGGGGAAGTGGCGGAGCAGATGATCAAACACTCTTTGATCTAACGAGTACCGTTGAGCATTCATACTGGAGTCAAAGTCAATGGACGTCGTCTTCTGACCACCAAGATGATCAGAATGGTCTGTATCTTCCTTAATTCTCACAGCTTATATTCTTCTTCTTAACACAAAATATACACATAAGGTAAAGTTTGATgaagttattttttattatggggttaaaTTCgggatttaattatataaatatatgactTTTTGTGAATTATTAATAAGTATAAAATTTACCTCTTGTTTCTTAGTTTGTTGTAATACCCTAAGAGTGCAAATTTATGTGGAATTAATGGTTTTAATTTGGCTTCGGTTAACATATCGTTTTATATTTGatcagattttaattttttgggatTTTTTCTCTCTAATGATGTGTCTAGTAAATTTGTATGTTGATTGGTCATACGAGACATTGTCTTCTGCttctttgattatttgtatactTTTGTTTAATTAAAGTGTGATCACTGATCAGCTTCATAGAGTAGATATGTTAGCTCTTCCTTAACCTGTGATAAATCGTGAATAAACAATATGGAAACTCGATGTCTTATGAGATGTTATCTTCGAAAACTCATAATATCGAGTTTTAGAGTCGAATAAAAGCAAGCAACTAACTATATGTTCCACATCACAGCTTACACTATGTAACTGAAATACGAAAACTCCATGAATTACCTTCGTAGTATTAAACATTAATTCATTTATAGTaaactattaattaaaaactGCTCGAAAAATCTTaggtttggatattttttttcttctatggcGAATAGAAAATTTCGGGAAAATTGTACGGAAGAACGAGAGAGTCGTGCCGTCGCGTGGTTAAAGCCAATAAACTACGGTTGATTGCGCATGGGACCTACGTGTTAGTGTCCTAATCTCATGCGCTACTTGCATTCCACGTGGCTAGGACCAGGTCCCACTTCACGTGCTTAACGTTGATGGCTGACGTACTTTAATCAATGGTCGGCTTGTCGTTTTCTCCAACTCCCATTCGTTGCTCGTAGAAGAAAGACTCCAAAGATCTAGAGTACGGATCTTCTGTGATTAAGTTAAAAACACAACGTGGGCCATTAGATAAGTGAAAACTCTTAAACGCATGTATACGCCGTGTGATCTGAATGGTGTCAGCGCAAATCAATGGTGATGATGATAAGGGGTCCATATTAGGTGGTATGTAGGGAAACACTTGAGGGAGAGTAGGTCCAATAAGGCATGTGCATAAGTTAATAGAATCTCATACAAATCACACACAGGAAGGTTTGGTTGGGCGGTTGGGAGAGTTTGAGATTGTCTGTGTGGTTGGTGTATGACTCCGTCATGTTCACTAATCATTTTGTTAATAGTTTCATGATGTCTATTGTAATTTTCATCGATCAACTTGTTTAAAAGATCTTCGAACCCCGAATGTTTTTTTTGGACATTATAGTCTAATACTACAATTTTTTATCACTATGTGAATGTTCCAACCCTACACAAATCTTCGTGACACAGAAGATTTGACCCATCATACCACGCAACTCTTGTCCATTTTCACACTTTTTTGAAGATGCAAGCCGAAGTTTGTAGATGTCAATGGTCTGCCTTGACGAAATTTGCGACCAAATCAGTAATACTGGATGCATTAGTCATTATTACATAATGCATGTGGAGTGATAGGTTACCATGTTGATGCAAGATACTGAGATGAAGAAAGataaacacatggtttatgccttgacgcagggTGGCATCAAACAATGTTCCAAGAAGCATGCAGAGTGGTATGGACCACGTGGATGCAAAATGCTGAACTGGAGTAGGttaaacttgaggagcaagtttataCTGTAGAGATAAGGCAAGTGAATACACTTGGGGATCAAGTTTATGCCTTGGAGAAAGGGAATAAGTAttataatttcataaaaaaaaattatacttattaatATGGAAGTTGTCCATATCCATGGTTTCTTGGACAAAGATTTTAGGAACGTGTGAGATCACTATAAAATAACAAGGTGTCGATTTAACAAGGTGGCAATGAGGAATCGACAAGATTCTCGAAGATGATTATTATAGAAGAAGGGTGAAAATTCTTTAGAGGAGTTTTTGGTGTCGTTCTGTGTCAGAGGCTGAATAGCAGACGACAGAGAAACATAAGCTGGGTAGCttatgaatttttcattaaCGATTGTTAGTGTGTTAACAAGTCGTATAAAActgattaaataaattataatttatattaatttttaatatagcAAAAGGTGTTTGCTGAATATCCACGGTCTCTTGATTATCTTCTGACTTACTATATTGCGTTGCATTTTGCATTTACATCTTTCTCGTTGTGGAATGAGCCGATCTTCATACTTGCTATGATCTTTTGGCTGAGGAGATTATAAATATAGATCCGATaagttttagtttaatttaaggGAAAAAAAATACATCCACATCTATCAAAATAAACAATGCCGATTGATTCAGTTTTTCTATTATGGGATTGTAacatcaagaaaaaaatataaagttgatGGTGTGAATTCGGTATAACCGGAGGATGGGAGTGTTACATATACATTCTAATTTAATTGTTAGTACTATACTAACATTTAGTTATTGAAAAATGTGgtataatattacatttttttcttcaccACCGAGCCACCGTTATACGTGGGTTTAAGGCATTGCAGTATTGCATTTGGTTATTGAAACAAGAGCGTTTTGGAGTAAGATGGGAATTATAGCTCGTAGGCCGTGATAGCTCGTTAAAACTACACCAAGACGCCTTCCAAGGACTTCATGATGAGAAGAGTAGGAGGTCTTACTTCTTGTACTTGTGTTTAAGGTCTTACTTCTTGTccttgtggtttttttttttccatctccTATAACGTTTAGCATATGATTGGTTGATACGTGGGGGCAAAAGATGCAAGACTTCAGTTAGATTTCCAAATTCGGGTTAAAATGTTGTTTCGATAATTAGTTCTGATTTTGGAGGACTGATATTTTGGAAGCTCAAGCTTTGGTTGATTCTATTCAACAGGATTTCGAATCATGATTTGAGAAAATCTCATTGTTTTCCCTGTTGGTCCAATCAAACTTAGGAAGACTTTAGAAACCGAAATGAGAGAAATAGTAAGAAGCAAGTGTATAAGTTGAAGCTGTTACCTTATTATCTTTGGCTCTAAAATACGTTCAACTTTTAGCTCAAGTCATCaagaaacatattttttttttgtttttttaaaccaTTAAGACATGAAGAAATCGGTTCTTCTTTTCACTTCTTGTCTATATCCACATTGTAGATTATGTCCGTTGAGAGTGTTTCTTTTACTCTGAAACAGAGTAACCCTAAAGTGTTGACGTTTTCAGAATCTACAGCACTGGAACCCTAACGCAATCGGCTTTTGATTCTTGGGTGATAGGTCATCTGATTTAGGCATCTGGACAGGGCTCCTTAGTTCCCCATCAACTCAACTACCAATCGCAAAATTATCAATCTATAAATCCTAGTTTCCAAACAagagaaattaatcaaaactgACCAAAACTAACCCTTTTGTTGCTGTTTAAACTCACATGGGAAATGCGAACTATCCCCTTCCTTGACCTGAATGTTTAGAGCCGCTAGATTTATCAGAAACATCAAGTTCTTCGTCCTCCTTCTTCTACAACagatgaaattaaaaaaaaaattaacatgtttGCAACTAAAACATCTTAAAGGCATTACCTGATCAAGAACATCACAAGGGACATCTTCAGTTTCTTGGCATGTACTCTTATCGTGCTGATCTTGTTCTGGTGGCTGCGGCCAGCACAACCGCCGGTTCTGAGACACCGGTGCTGGAGAAACGCTTCTGCTTCTTCAAGGACGGCCTAGAGCATAAGCCACTCAAACCACCGATAAAGGCAATCCAATATGAAAAggcatttttaattaaattttcatagccgccaaaaaaaaaagttaaattaatttttcatactAAATTCTTTATTGCTTGTATCTAATCacaatttatatagaaaattaagagtagtatttataattttagtatttttaggaTTTTTATCAACAAAATTGTTAAGTGAGaaaattatcaaattatttttatttttaaagcctgtaaactttataataactaataaacttagtaaaatcatatttttaaaattctaaacaacGCAGAAAATATAcaagttcattttttttttttagtagaTTTGTTTTACTCTTCTGATATTCTTTATCGCTATGGATtcatcattattattttaactaGAACAAAAATTAACCAAAGATTTTCAGTTTGTAGTGATCAATGAATTAACTGCAgtcaaatattcaaaataaaaatctattatttttatattgttaacTTCATAAATCTAATtttgaaaacctatgttttatatTACTATGAAATAAGATAACAATTATGAGGAAGAGGCATATTTTAAGATTTGCTTAAGACATAAATAGATTGGAGCAGCACCGTGCTTCTTAGATGAAGATGATGGCGTGTCCCTGGTGGGCTTAGACCAAGTTTCCTATCTGACCTCTTTTTCTTACTCTTTATCTTCCTCTTTGTCCTCTTGAACACTAGATCCGTGTTTTCGTTGTTACTAACACCATCTTCATCTACgtatggtatatatatatataactagtaGAACAATGTAGACAAAAGTATTAAAATGAGTTTAGCAATCGCCCATAATAGAATAGAGGAAGACCTAGAGGAATCTTGGAAGCCAAGAAACATGAAGTTCCATCTTTAACTCTCTGTGACAAGTTTTGGTATTGTCCATTCGGAAGCCATGCCATGTTTTGGTATTTGTGTGTTTTGGCTtgggagacaaaaaaaatagattgcCATGAACTAGGGAAGCGGGTTGCAATGTTGTAACACATGAGTACATTTCATATTATGggaataaaatgaaataatattttcgaTTTGTAACAATTGGGAATAAATGCTATCAAAGTTAATAAACACTTCTGAAAGAAATTCATTTTCTGCTTCTTTTTCTCATTGATTTAAGATctgtaaatttatttaattcaaCTTTCGTGCGTCAAAAAGATGGCATAGCCCATATATGGAACGGTGGCTAAAGACACTGATGCCATTTGTGGTGGAAAATGAGTTCTCATTCAAATTATCTTTTACATGAAAAATTATGACCTATAAAGATTCTTGGAATATTCATGGGCCTGTAATGTATGTTGCATTTATCTGATTAAGAAGGTGTGAATCGTGACGGCCAAACCCAAGTTATAATAATCTAACCCTAATATGGACTTCTAAAGTACAGTATCTTGTTTCTCTCTATCCTTTTTATTGTGATATAAGGATCTGTTGTCTACTTGTCTGTACTATTATTTTTGTTGGTCAACAGGTAGTACACACTCTCGTACAAGACACGAAAGGGACCCTGCGGTCTTATAGGAGATGTGAAGTTTGACCTACAATTGATGGGCGTTTAGATAGTTAACGGGGTACACCATAAATCTTTTGAAGTCTTACTGGAAGATAACTTGGACGAGAAATTTGGTGgattttttatatagttatatatatatatatatagttattaagCTATGTATCATAATTATGGACATCATATATAAGAGAATGGTAAAATCATAATTAAGCTTtgttttaaatacaattttttttgtataaactAT is a genomic window of Brassica napus cultivar Da-Ae chromosome A2, Da-Ae, whole genome shotgun sequence containing:
- the LOC111207817 gene encoding dof zinc finger protein DOF5.4-like, which translates into the protein MLTSSLYLSLNKKISKRNKPTIEIFLSSHLKMQDIHDYSMTGGGGGGSTERFYGGGGGGDRRMRAHQNNILNHHLKCPRCNSLNTKFCYYNNYNLSQPRHFCKNCRRYWTKGGVLRNVPVGGGCRKAKRSKPKQDQPPSSADKPTTQDVEEKSSSSESSSLTASNSTTTAAAVKVASSGFMGTDMPNSIKQYGNGVVWSTFFGQGSSDGGVFSETNGFAAAATIETTPFEYGGSSVNQQCIGDHLKFAGNTVQQQFGDRTAQVDPNMGFEPLDWGSGGADDQTLFDLTSTVEHSYWSQSQWTSSSDHQDDQNGLYLP